In the Dehalococcoidales bacterium genome, AGGCCATCTATTTTTAGCCTTTTCATCATTTCTTCATGACTAATAAGCGGTTCGTCCTTCCGTTCTTCAAAGACCAGTAAGTCTTCTTCGTCTTCCTCCAATGCCATTCTTACGGCTTCATTGATGATTTCAGA is a window encoding:
- a CDS encoding ribbon-helix-helix protein, CopG family, with translation MAALTKRTTVYLDPVLHKALRLKAIDTEQSVSEIINEAVRMALEEDEEDLLVFEERKDEPLISHEEMMKRLKIDGLI